In Flavobacterium sp. GSB-24, the genomic window TTTTGTTCATGCGATTCAGGAATTAAAACCAAAAATGATTGATATTCTCGATTTATGGATGAACGATGAAGTATTAATGACGTACGATTCTGAAATTGGAAGTTTTACAATTTCGAAAGATATCTGGGGTTTTGCTTTTATAATGGCAGAAAATAATCAGGATGGCTTAGCAAGGATTGATTCGATTTTGGAACAGTCAGAACTGTTTGAGAAGGTGCAAGTTGATTTTGAAAATTATAAATGAAAACGAAAATTTCTAATCTAGCCCCGATAGAAACGATATCCTTTTGTGGCGGGGTTCGCCGCAAAAGATATAGTGAATAGCGGGACTAAAGGTTTTATGAAAATGAATATTATCTGCTTCCTAAAACAAAAAAAACAGCAACACATAGTCCTGATAAGTTATGCTAAAAATGCTTTTCTTTAGATTATTTTATTACAGAAATTATTATATATTTGGCTGCTGTGTAATATAAATTATTTGATGGATTTACCTCCTTATTCGCCAGGTTTGCATAAACTGGTTACTTTACATGTCGACGAAATTTCTAAGCTTACCAATAGTGACGGTTTTGTTGCGGTTACCAATTCCATTTTAGAAAAATATGAACTTGAAAAGGTTGGTGTTGTAGTGCATGATTTTGAAAACGAAAGTTTTACAATTTCATTCTGCCTAAAAGAATCTCATATTTGTATACACACCTGGCCAGAATACAAGCAGCTTACTTTGGATGTTTATTTGTGCAATTATCTTCAGGACAATTCACAGAAAGTACGTGCTGTAATGGCCGACTATATTGCCTATTTTGATGCAGAAATTATTAAGGATTTTGAAATTAACCGATAAGATATGAAGATTCCTTGTTACGATTGTAATACAGAAACCGAATTAGAGGTTGGTTTTGAAGTAATCAATTTTGTCTGTCCGAAATGTCAGAGTTTATATGCTATTGACAAAGAGGGAAAGTTTCGAAGAAGATCCAAATATAGAAACGTTCTCAGAGATTATCCGCTAGAAATTGGTGATGTAGGATTTCTGAAAG contains:
- a CDS encoding S-adenosylmethionine decarboxylase, which gives rise to MDLPPYSPGLHKLVTLHVDEISKLTNSDGFVAVTNSILEKYELEKVGVVVHDFENESFTISFCLKESHICIHTWPEYKQLTLDVYLCNYLQDNSQKVRAVMADYIAYFDAEIIKDFEINR